From one Anaerococcus prevotii DSM 20548 genomic stretch:
- a CDS encoding nucleoside deaminase — MCKDNNSGNNVNKIEEIPQNTFSKEDYFFMAEAINEARVARFIEEVPVGAVVVYDGKIIGRGHNLTYKGKSALKHAELMAIKEASSWMDDFRLEECTMYVTMEPCSMCAGAIINSRIDRLVVGIRDHKRGACGSNTNVCGDRSQLHFVDAEFGLMEEEALFEIQTFFRYLRQKKKNKSKK; from the coding sequence ATGTGTAAAGATAATAATTCGGGAAATAATGTAAATAAAATAGAAGAAATTCCTCAAAATACCTTCAGCAAGGAGGACTATTTCTTTATGGCTGAGGCTATCAATGAGGCGAGGGTCGCTCGTTTTATTGAGGAAGTTCCTGTTGGAGCTGTGGTTGTCTACGATGGGAAAATCATAGGCCGTGGCCACAATCTAACCTACAAGGGGAAAAGCGCCCTAAAGCATGCCGAGCTTATGGCTATCAAGGAAGCGAGCTCCTGGATGGATGATTTCAGGCTAGAGGAGTGCACCATGTATGTAACTATGGAGCCTTGCTCTATGTGTGCTGGAGCTATTATAAATTCAAGGATCGATAGGCTAGTCGTGGGTATCAGAGATCACAAGAGAGGTGCCTGCGGTTCCAATACCAATGTCTGCGGCGATAGGAGCCAGCTTCACTTTGTCGATGCGGAATTCGGCTTAATGGAGGAGGAGGCTCTCTTTGAAATCCAAACTTTCTTTAGGTATTTAAGGCAAAAGAAAAAGAATAAATCAAAGAAATGA
- a CDS encoding NAD(P)-dependent oxidoreductase, with protein sequence MKISLIDPLEVDREIIENHKEKIESLGHEFEYFEESTGSDEEKIERLKDTDIAIITNKPLTSQVINNTKLDLIDVAFTGVDHVDLEACKEKGIKVLNASGYSDDSVAELVIGLTISVLRKFNENRGNIFDGENNYLLGELIKGKTFGVIGTGNIGSKLIDLLSVFGCKIIAYSRTEKEEIKAKGVEYVDLPTLLKESDIVSLHIPNNKETKGFLGSEELDLMKEGAVLINCARGAVVDNDYLAKLLNEDKLRAGIDVFDMEPPLPEDYPLRNAKNVILTNHVAFYTKEAMEIRADIVFDNLYQYLEGNIVNEIKL encoded by the coding sequence ATGAAGATTAGTCTAATTGATCCATTAGAAGTTGATAGAGAAATTATTGAAAATCATAAAGAAAAAATTGAATCTTTAGGCCATGAGTTTGAATATTTTGAAGAGAGTACAGGAAGTGATGAGGAAAAAATCGAAAGATTAAAGGACACTGATATAGCTATCATCACCAACAAGCCTCTTACTAGCCAAGTGATTAATAATACAAAGTTAGACCTAATCGATGTGGCATTTACTGGAGTGGACCATGTGGACCTAGAAGCATGCAAGGAAAAGGGAATCAAGGTCCTCAATGCTAGCGGCTACTCAGATGATTCTGTGGCAGAGCTTGTAATAGGACTTACTATCTCTGTTTTGAGGAAGTTTAACGAGAATAGGGGAAATATCTTCGATGGAGAAAATAACTATCTTCTAGGCGAGCTTATCAAGGGCAAGACCTTCGGTGTAATAGGAACAGGAAATATAGGATCTAAGCTAATCGATCTTTTGAGTGTATTTGGTTGCAAGATAATCGCCTACTCAAGAACAGAAAAGGAAGAAATCAAGGCCAAGGGAGTAGAATATGTCGACCTTCCTACCCTCCTTAAGGAAAGTGATATAGTATCTCTTCATATACCAAACAACAAGGAGACTAAGGGCTTCTTAGGAAGTGAAGAGCTCGACCTAATGAAGGAAGGGGCTGTTCTTATTAACTGCGCTAGGGGAGCTGTTGTAGATAATGACTACCTAGCTAAGCTTCTCAATGAAGACAAACTAAGAGCAGGTATAGACGTATTCGACATGGAACCACCTCTTCCAGAAGACTACCCACTAAGAAATGCCAAAAATGTAATACTAACCAACCACGTTGCCTTCTACACCAAGGAAGCCATGGAAATTAGGGCTGACATTGTATTCGACAACCTTTATCAATACCTAGAGGGAAATATCGTAAACGAGATTAAACTATGA